The Paenibacillus mucilaginosus 3016 genome includes the window ACAGTCGTAGGTCTGCGACTTCATCCGCTCCAGGGCATCCCGCCCGGAGAAGACGCTGTGGATCTCCACATTCTTGCCGCGGAGCAGCTCCTGGATCGCCTTCTGGTTCCCCGCGTCGTCCTCGACGACGAGCACCTGCTTGATCCGCTCCTGCAGCGCATCCTCGAACCGGGCGAAGACGCCCTCGAGCTCCTCGGCCGCCACCGGCTTCGGCAGGAAGCCGATCGCCCCCTTCTGCAGGGAGGCCGCACTCTCGTTGCGGCCCGACACGATGTGAACGGGGATGTGCCGCGTCTCGCTGTGGAACTTGAGATGGTCGAGCACCTTGAGCCCGCTCATATCCGGCAGCCCGAGGTCAAGCAGGATGGCCGTCGGCACATACTGCTTGGCGAGCTGCAGGGCGCTGAAGCCGTCCCCCGCGGCCAGGCAGCGGAAACCCTTCCTGCGGGAGAGGTCCATGAGCACCTTGGCGAACTTCGGATCGTCCTCGACGATCAGCAGCACTTTCTCGCCTTCCGCACTGCGAATCGCTTCGCGGTCATCCGGGATGAACACCTTCGCCGGCTGCGCCGGAAGATCAGCCTCCGCTGATGCCGGGGAGGGGACATCCTCGGGCTCCTGCGTGAGCCCGCTCCGGGGCGCTTCCGGCTCGGATGGCCGGACGGCCTCCTGTGCCGCTCCAGGCCCCCCGGCCTGCACGCGGCTGCCGCCGGCCGGCAGAAACAGGGTGAACACGCTGCCCTCTCCTTCGCGGCTCTGCAGCTGGATCTCGCCGCCGAGCAGCCTCGCCAGCTCCCGCGAGATCGTCAGCCCGAGGCCCGTGCCGCCGTACTGGCGAGAGGTTGAGCCGTCCGCCTGCTGGAACGCCTCGAAGATTGCGCGCTGCTTGCCCGCCGGAATGCCGATGCCGGTATCTCGCACCTCCAGTGCGACCGTCTCCTCCGGCACGAGCGCCCCGCTGAAGAAGCGCGTCCCCCGGGCCCGGCGCATAGATCCGCACCGAGACGCTGCCCTGGGAGGTGAATTTGAAGGCGTTCGAGAGCAAGTTCTTCAGAATCTGTTCGGCCCGCTGGCTGTCGGTCACGATGGTCTCCGGCAGCCCCGGAGCCAGCTCCAGCTTGAAGACCAGCCCCTTCTCCTGCGCCACGTGGCCGAACTGGTTCTGCAGGTGGCGCAGCATGCCGGCCAGCCGGACTTCCTCCCGGTGGATATCCATCTTGCCTGCCTCGACCTTCGAAAGGTCGAGGATATCATTGATGAGCGTGAGCAGATCCAGTCCGCCGCTGTGAATGATTTTGGCGGATTCGATCTGATCTTCGGTCAGATTGCCCTCATCGTTGGCCGCAAGCGACTTGGCCAGAATGAGGAGGGAGTTCAGCGGCGTCCGCAGCTCGTGGGACATGTTCGCGAGGAATTCGGACTTGTATCTGCTCGCGAGCGCCAGCTCTTCGGCCTTCTTCTCGAGCTCCGTCTTCGAGTGTTGAATCTCCGCGTTCTGCCGCTCGATATCCGCCTTCTGATGCTCGAGGTAGTTCGTCTTCTCCTCGAGCTCCTCGTTGATCGCCTGCAGCTCCTCGCTCTGCACGCGTAGCTTCTCCTCCGACTGCTTCAGCATGCGGGTCTGTTCTTCCAGCTCCTCGTTGGCGGTGCGCAGCTCCTCCTGCTGGGTCTGCAGCTCTTCGGCAAGCTCCTGGGATTCCCGCAGGAGCTCCTCGGTACGCTGGCGGCCCACGACGCTCTGGATCATGACGCCAAGCAGCTCCGTGAGCTGGTGAAGCAGATCGCGCTGAATGTCCGTGAAGCCGCCGAACGTGGCCAGCTCCAGCACGGCTACGACTTCATCCTGGTAGAGCACCGGAAGCACGAGGATCGACCTCGGACTGGCTTCGCCGAGCCCGGACGAGATCCGGATATAATCCTCGGGCACACCGGTCAGCAGGATCGGCTTCTTCTCCAGCGCACACTGGCCGACAAGGCCTTCGCCCGGCCGGAACCGGTTCGAGAGGTGCTTGCGCTCCTGGTATGCGAAGCTGCCGAGCAGCACATAGACGACCTCCCCGGCCGTTACCCGGCTGCGCTCTCTGACATAGAATGCCGCCTGGCCGGCTTCGACCAGGAAGGCAATCTCGGAGACCAGCATGGAGACGAGCGCCTGCAGGTCCGTGACCCCCTGGGCCAGTCCCGTCAACCGGGCCAGCTCTGTCTTCAGCCAGAATTGGCGCTCGTTTTCCGCCTTCGTGTCCCTCAGGGACTCCAGCATCTCCGTCAGCGCGTAACTCAGACGGTCCCGGTCGGACCGGGGGACGATCGTCAGCTCATAATCCCCCTGGGAGATCCGGTCCGCCTGGGTGATGACATCCCGCGTGCTCTCCACCATCTGGTTGAACGCCTCGGTCAGTTCGCCGAATTCGTCGCGGGAGCGGACCTCGATGCGGACGTCCGTCTCGCCCTGCAGGATGAGCTCCGTGGACCGGCGCAGCTCCCGGATCTGCTGCAGCAGCATCCTCGAGATCGCCAGGATGAAGAGGACGGACAATCCGATGATAAGAACATTCAGGATCATCATAAAGATCAGCGAGGACATGGACTCCTGCTTCATCCGCTCGAGCGTGGAGAGCAGCTGCTCCGAGAAGCGGGTCTCCACTTCCTTGTAGAGATCAATCTTCTGCGTGGATGCCGCATACCAGGCCGACGGATCCATATTCAGCGGCTTATCCACCCCGATGGCCAGGGCTGCCTGCACCATCCGGTCGACTTCCGTCACCGGCTCCCCGCGGACGGTGGTGCGGAAGAGCTCTTCCATCTCGGCGGGAGCAAAGGAAGCGAAGACGTTATAGTAGAGCGTTTGTTCGCTCCTAAGAACATTGGCCTGCACTTCCAGCGCCCGGCTCAGCGTATTGACCGAAAATGCATGATTGAAGAGCGTCCGTTCCCGGCTCACCGCATATTTGCTCTTCGACAGATTGATGTAGGCGGAGAGCATATTGCCGACTTCCTGATTCGTGCCGGTGTGCGTCATCGCTTCCATGGACCCGAACAGCGACTCCATCAGCTCCCGGTAATAATCCAGAGCTTCGAGCTCCGTAGCCGTCCTCTGGTCGATCCTCGAGCGTTCCTCTGCCAGACGGTCCAACAGTCCGAGGCCCTTGGCCAGATAAGCGTCGAACCGGCTGCCGTAGTTCTTGTCCCCGGCCTCCGTAAGACTGCTTCGCATCTCCGCCAGGAAGCGGTCGGTATCGGCGCGCTGCCTGTTCATCGCTGCGGTGTCGACGGTCCCCTGCTCCCCGTAATAACCGGCGACGAGGCCCCGCTCCTTCTGCAGTTCATGCACGGCGTCGTTGATCCGGACTGCCAGCCCGGTCATCTGCTGCAGCCCCGTCATGGTGCGGGTATCCGCTATTTTGTCAACGATGGCCGTTACCGAGAAATACAGGACTCCCAGCATCGGGATGAGAATCATAAGCATGAGCTTGCTGTTCAGCCTGGCGTTCTTGATCCACTGCATACGTGCTCCTCATTTCGTTCATAAATAATGCTTATTATTAACTTTTCTTTATAAGAATTCTCCCATCACGACAGAATTCCTCCCGCTTTTCCTGTATTCGCCATAAAATGAGATGATTCTGCATGCGCGCTAAGAAAAATGCCTGTTGGAGTCTTTTAAGATCTTTACTTGCCAGTCCATACTTTTGGCACACTGGGGGGGGGGAGGGGTGTGGGGTTCCAGCCGCTCTTGAAGTCGTGTTCAATATGAATTTTTTAGTGGTAAGAACACGAGCCTCTGCAAGTTAGAGGTTCTGAAACTTCAAAAAAGCCGCCTCCGACGCACGGTCGGAAACGGCTTTTGTCATGTCTGTATAGAGTGTTGGCAGGATACTTTGACCTAGAATACGCTTTGCTTCGCGCCTTCCCAGTCAGCCAGGAAGCGCTCGATGCCCGCATCGGTCAGCGGATGCTTCGTCATGGACTGGATCACTTTGTACGGAACCGTCGCGATGTCGGAGCCGTGGAGAGCCGATTCGATGACGTGTGCGGAGTGGCGTACAGACGCCGCGATGATCTCGGACGTGATGCCGTGGATTTTGAAGATATCCGAGATTTCCTTGATGAGGTTCATGCCCACCTGGTTGATGTCGTCCAGACGGCCGATGAACGGCGATACGTAAGTCGCACCTGCTCTTGCCGCCAGCAGCGCCTGTGTGGAGGAGAAGATGAGGGTGACGTTCGTCTTGATGCCGAGCTCGGAGAAGATCTTCGTCGCCTTCAGGCCTTCTTCAGTCATCGGCAGCTTCACGACAACGCTGGAGCCGAGAGCGGCCAGCTTCTTGCCCTGCTCGACCATTTCATTCGCTTCGAGCGAGATGACTTCCGCGCTGATCGGCAGATCGCCGACGATGGAGATAATTTCTTTTACCGTTTCGAAGAAGTCGCGGCCTTCCTTGGCAATCAGGGAAGGGTTCGTCGTTACCCCTGCAATCACGCCCAGCTCATGCGCTTTGCGGATTTCTTCTACGTTCGCCGTATCGATAAACAGTTTCATCTTCTCATCTCTCCCGGTTTGTAAGTTTTGGCTGTCTTCCTCATGCAAATGCGAGTTATAACTTTCTGATATTTGAACAGAGGCCGGACGGGCCGGCCCTGTCATTCCCTAACCTTACGCAAAAAACTTCTGAACGACGCGCTCCGCGATCTTCTCCGGCGTGAAGCCGTACTCGGAGATCACTTTATCCGGCTTGGAGGACGCGCCGAACTGCTTGATGCCGACGGCAAACCCTTCGCCGCCAAGGACTTCATCCCAGCCGGACGGGTATGCCATCTCGATCGCCACACGCGCCTTCACGCCCGGCAGGATGACCTCGTCGCGGTATTCCTGCGGCTGACG containing:
- the fsa gene encoding fructose-6-phosphate aldolase — translated: MKLFIDTANVEEIRKAHELGVIAGVTTNPSLIAKEGRDFFETVKEIISIVGDLPISAEVISLEANEMVEQGKKLAALGSSVVVKLPMTEEGLKATKIFSELGIKTNVTLIFSSTQALLAARAGATYVSPFIGRLDDINQVGMNLIKEISDIFKIHGITSEIIAASVRHSAHVIESALHGSDIATVPYKVIQSMTKHPLTDAGIERFLADWEGAKQSVF
- a CDS encoding response regulator, giving the protein MFTLFLPAGGSRVQAGGPGAAQEAVRPSEPEAPRSGLTQEPEDVPSPASAEADLPAQPAKVFIPDDREAIRSAEGEKVLLIVEDDPKFAKVLMDLSRRKGFRCLAAGDGFSALQLAKQYVPTAILLDLGLPDMSGLKVLDHLKFHSETRHIPVHIVSGRNESAASLQKGAIGFLPKPVAAEELEGVFARFEDALQERIKQVLVVEDDAGNQKAIQELLRGKNVEIHSVFSGRDALERMKSQTYDCVILDLKLPDMTGFEMLQRLVAEGEKALPPVIINTGKELTQEEYRELGSFTDSIVIKGVNSPERLLDEVSLFLHSVKRALPDERKPSLRPMEETDVSLKGRKILLVDDDLRNTFALSKVLRQHGLNVVMADNGKLALEKLESEDGVELVIMDIMMPVMDGYEAMKRIRANPKHAALPIIALTAKAMAGDREKSIEGGANDYMTKPVDTDKLLSLIRVWLSV